The sequence below is a genomic window from bacterium.
ACATCCCCCGGAGCGCCGATGACCTCCTTCAGCGGAGCGCCCTCATCGAGCGCGCCACCTACCTCGGCGGCACCCTCGTCGTCCTCATCAAGGAAATCGGCACCGACGCCCTCTGCGCGCTCCACCTCATCGCCGGCCACATGGATCGCACCATGGGAACCGAGTACCTCCCCCGCGTCCGGAAGTTTTTTGAGCACTGCCGCGATAACGATCTCGCCATCGCCGTCGCCCAGACCGACGTCAAGGGCGACCGCGGCCAAGGCCCCTCAGGGCAGTCCCACCCGGACTACTACGTCCGCATCGCCAGCGAGGACAGCGCGGGCATCACCCTGCGCGGCGCCAAGGTGCACACCTCGGTTTCGGCGAATGCACACGAAATCATCGTCCTGCCGACGCGGAACATGGCCCCCGGCGATGAAGCCTACGCCGTGGCCTGCGCGGTACCCGCCAACGCGCCCGGCATCACCATGATCGCCAGCTCCTACGGCAGCCGGAAAAGCAACGAATTCGAAAACCCGATCAGCACGAAGCACAAGATGATGGAAACCCTCACCGTCTTCGATGACGTGAAGGTGCCTTGGGAGCGCGTCTTCATGAAGGGAGAGGGCGAGATGGCGGGCCCGCTCGCCAAGACCTTCGTCGAGTTCCACCGTTTCACGGCGGTGAGCTACAAGCTGCCGCTGGTCGATCTCTTCGTCGGGGCGTCCCACCTCATGGCCGAGTACAACGGCATCCTCCGCGCCGGCCACGTGCGCGACAAGCTGGCCAAGCTCATCAGCTACGCCGAGATCTGCCGCGGCATGACCCGCGAGGCGGCCCGCGAGTGCAAGATCATTGACGGCATCGCCGTCCCCAACGCCGAGCTGATCAACATCGCCAAGCTTCACTTCGCCACTGGCTACCACCAGGCCCTCGCCTGGGTGCAGGACATCGCGGGCGGCCTTCTGGTCACGGGCCCATCGGTCGAGGACATGGACGACCCCCGGCTGGGCGAGCTCGTGGCGAAATACTTCGGCGGCGCGGGCGGCGTATCGGCCGAGGACCGGCTCCGCCTCATGAACCTCATCGCCGAGATCACGGCGAGCGATTTCGCCGGCTACCAAGCCGTCCTCGCCATCCACGCCGAGGGCAGCATCGAGGCGGAGAAGATGACCATCTGGCGCGAGCACGAGGTCCAGCCCGCCGTGGACTACGCCAAATGGCTCGCGGGGATTGGGAAATAAGGGCACACAAAAGATAATCTTGACAAAATGCCTAATTCTTATATATTAAAAGGTGACTTTGACGTTTTTTCGTCAAAAGGAGCCTATAATGATTCGATATATAAGAGTTTCAAACTTTTACTCGATCAATAAACCCCAAGAGATAGACTTAACCGTTGCTCAAAATGCGCCCGACTCTATTGGCAGATTCGCAAAACCCCTTTCAAGTTCCAACGAACGCATCCCAAAAGTTGTAGCAGTATTCGGTCCTAACGCATCCGGCAAAACAAACTTCCTCCGCGCCATCACTTTTTTAAAGTGGCTAGTTTCCTCTTCGTTCGATTTAAAAGTTGGAGAATCACTTCCTTTTTCTCCATTCGGTACAAAAGAGGGATTTAAAAACAACACACAAATCACGATTGAACTCGATGGGCAAATATTCAATTCAGAGAAGCGTTGCATTTACAAATACGAAGTAGAAATCAAAAATAATCTCCCTGGACCTTCTGAAATCATATACGAAATGTTGGCCTACGCACCAGAAAGCAGATTTCGAAAAATTTTCGAACGAGAACATTCCAATTTAAAATTCGGAGATTTTTTTGACATAAAAAAAAGCGACCCGCGCCGCGAAACAATTCGACCGAATTCCAGCTTAATTTCAACATTTGCAAAGTTTGGTCATCCAATGGCCTCATGGATTCTAAATGGAGTGAATTTACTGCAAACAAATATTACCTTTTCTACCACGTATAAAATTCCAGAAGATTCCGCAACTCAGTATTATATTAAAGATGAAAAAGCTCTGTCGAATCTTAATAAAAGGATTCGTATCATCGACCTAGGAATTGAAGAAGTAAAAATTATACATG
It includes:
- a CDS encoding AAA family ATPase, whose amino-acid sequence is MIRYIRVSNFYSINKPQEIDLTVAQNAPDSIGRFAKPLSSSNERIPKVVAVFGPNASGKTNFLRAITFLKWLVSSSFDLKVGESLPFSPFGTKEGFKNNTQITIELDGQIFNSEKRCIYKYEVEIKNNLPGPSEIIYEMLAYAPESRFRKIFEREHSNLKFGDFFDIKKSDPRRETIRPNSSLISTFAKFGHPMASWILNGVNLLQTNITFSTTYKIPEDSATQYYIKDEKALSNLNKRIRIIDLGIEEVKIIHEQGKSNPYFIHSGLGAPLLLFSESQGTRNFYQWFPYLNYVFSTGGIAVLDEFDNDIHPLLLPEILSWFYDKENNPHNAQLIISCHNATLLEHLIKEEVFFTEKNDRGETEIYGLKNTKSIRRDTNIYSKYLGGSFGAVPHIG
- a CDS encoding gamma-aminobutyrate dehydratase produces the protein MALMTAEEYKKSLQDGRVVYYRGEKVEDVTTHPVIGVAVNHAAIDYEMAEDPEDKKLALVEGPDGPYSRYYHIPRSADDLLQRSALIERATYLGGTLVVLIKEIGTDALCALHLIAGHMDRTMGTEYLPRVRKFFEHCRDNDLAIAVAQTDVKGDRGQGPSGQSHPDYYVRIASEDSAGITLRGAKVHTSVSANAHEIIVLPTRNMAPGDEAYAVACAVPANAPGITMIASSYGSRKSNEFENPISTKHKMMETLTVFDDVKVPWERVFMKGEGEMAGPLAKTFVEFHRFTAVSYKLPLVDLFVGASHLMAEYNGILRAGHVRDKLAKLISYAEICRGMTREAARECKIIDGIAVPNAELINIAKLHFATGYHQALAWVQDIAGGLLVTGPSVEDMDDPRLGELVAKYFGGAGGVSAEDRLRLMNLIAEITASDFAGYQAVLAIHAEGSIEAEKMTIWREHEVQPAVDYAKWLAGIGK